In one window of Megalopta genalis isolate 19385.01 chromosome 4, iyMegGena1_principal, whole genome shotgun sequence DNA:
- the LOC117221671 gene encoding uncharacterized protein LOC117221671, producing the protein MSMLAEQRRKQKWTLNPRGKQWSDDPNKFGQKMLEKMGWTSGKGLGANEQGVTKHVRVSLKNDTSGIGFKNDDLDKAWTEHQDGFNSFLQQLQNSQDDNIVQVEVKTESGEKSLELKSKQSRARVHYHKFTRGKDVKRYSSKDLANIFGQKELNGSENTNENGNNQENFDSDPLGKQENRGGVITIYGGNMAEYFSKKSQNISLTPKRKMRQGSTSESEPEYAGFGFASTPTQSSNDAKENKETEGSCNYAFENPCLRVNSPENISNTNTELKSSNKRKISDDYELSINDNCKDLKNHIKDGYKNAFVNPALNLEPTNDEVCNGKEFEVSRMQFGVANSALDLQDEVVNKKRVTFNDHVEYSTDCVKKKKKKKEKVMLDKFEVENKKSKKKKKQDNVNSSASSGIINEALDVEEVAEEINDNEINERKSSRPKKRKSNHRLSLQTIVEIPEEDKEADDHEIITKRLKVDENVNDDDLSQKNFSNKKGRKKKKKKEKAEEKMKTVDEDNKIENVEEKDNRETEAEFCEEVDDTPKEQDQENLKVKEKKKKKKGSERNNEIDESMNDDGIETNIAECTEQETIKTEETVKINKKKKTKDVDKSDINVDVDIKSKKEISDKENKNHSFVNISKEEKPKKEKHKESVISEESTHTMESVNVECAEPTENTSIAWRYNKFYRYKTPISWKPKAITSKNILTSLLHRNSVAHFPGANVDEIKGYGNNI; encoded by the exons ATGTCAATGCTCGCGGAACAGCgtcggaaacaaaaatggacattaaATCCACGAGGAAAACAATGGAGCGACG ATCCCAATAAATTTGGTCAGAAAATGTTGGAGAAAATGGGCTGGACGAGCGGCAAAGGACTCGGCGCAAACGAACAAGGCGTGACGAAGCATGTGCGTGTATCTTTAAAAAACGACACATCAG GTATCGGATTTAAAAACGACGATTTGGATAAAGCATGGACCGAACATCAGGATGGTTTTAATAGTTTCTTGCAACAGCTTCAAAATAGTCAAGATGATAATATAGTCCAAGTGGAAGTTAAAACTGAATCAGGTGAAAAGTCTTTGGAGTTAAAATCTAAGCAAAGCCGAGCTCGGGTTCA cTATCACAAATTCACAAGGGGAAAGGATGTAAAAAGATACAGTTCAAAAGATCTGGCAAACATATTTGGTCAGAAAGAATTAAATGGAAGTGAAAATACTAATGAAAACGGAAATAATCAGGAAAATTTTGATTCAGATCCCCTCGGTAAGCAAGAAAATAGAGGTGGTGTTATTACCATATACGGTGGTAATATGGCAGAATATTTTTCGAAAAAGAGTCAAAATATTTCCTTAACACCTAAAAGAAAAATGCGGCAAGGAAGTACTTCAGAAAGCGAACCCGAGTATGCTGGGTTTGGCTTCGCATCAACTCCTACACAATCTTCTAACGATgctaaagaaaataaagaaaccgAAGGTTCTTGTAATTATGCTTTTGAAAATCCGTGTTTACGAGTAAACAGCCcggaaaatatttcaaatacaaACACTGAGTTAAAATCTTCAAATAAGAGGAAGATTTCGGATGACTATGAATTAAGCATAAATGATAATTGTAAAGATTTGAAAAACCATATCAAAGATGGTTACAAAAATGCTTTTGTAAATCCTGCTTTAAATTTAGAACCTACAAACGATGAAGTTTGTAATGGAAAAGAATTTGAAGTATCGAGAATGCAATTTGGCGTTGCGAATTCTGCCTTAGACTTACAGGATGAAGTAGTTAACAAAAAGAGAGTAACGTTTAATGACCATGTAGAATACAGTACTGACTgtgtgaaaaaaaagaaaaagaagaaggagaaagTTATGCTGGACAAATTTGAAGTTGAGAATAAAAAatctaaaaagaaaaagaaacaagaCAATGTTAATAGTTCCGCATCATCGGGTATTATTAATGAAGCTTTAGATGTTGAAGAAGTAGCTGAAGAAATTAATGATAATGAAATTAACGAACGCAAGAGCAGTAGACCTAAAAAGAGGAAAAGTAACCACCGATTAAGTTTACAAACAATAGTGGAAATACCAGAAGAAGATAAAGAAGCTGATGATCATGAAATTATAACAAAGAGACTTAAAGTTGATGAGAATGTAAATGATGATGACCTATCTCAGAAGAATTTTTCGAACAAAAAAGgaaggaagaagaaaaagaagaaggagaaagCTGAGGAAAAAATGAAAACTGTCGATGAggataataaaattgaaaatgtcGAAGAAAAAGATAATAGAGAAACAGAAGCAGAATTTTGTGAGGAAGTAGATGATACTCCAaaagaacaagatcaagaaaatttaaaagtaaaagaaaagaagaagaaaaagaagggtAGTGAAAGAAACAACGAAATTGATGAAAGTATGAACGACGATGGAATAGAGACCAATATCGCTGAATGTACGGAACAAGAAACTATAAAAACAGAAgaaactgtaaaaataaataagaaaaagaaaacaaaggaTGTGGATAAAAGCGATATTAATGTAGATGTAGATATAAAatcgaagaaagaaatttctgacaaagaaaataaaaatcatagCTTTGTAAATATTTCTAAGGAAGAAAAAccaaagaaagagaaacataAAGAATCCGTGATCAGTGAAGAATCTACTCATACGATGGAATCTGTAAATGTAGAATGTGCAGAACCAACGGAAAATACGAGTATCGCTTGGCGATATAACAAATTCTATCGATATAAAACTCCTATATCTTGGAAGCCGAAAGCAATCACATCAAAGAATATATTAACATCGCTGTTACATCGAAACTCTGTTGCACATTTTCCAGGAGCTAATGTAGATGAAATTAAGGGGTatggtaataatatataa
- the LOC117221617 gene encoding putative transcriptional regulatory protein OEOE_0768 — MLIMNCRLSFLTYNRCRNILLEESRRYAGHSKWQNIRHTKAAVDAARSIEFKTIITKMKIAVQETGISDPSKNVRLAQLVEQAKKANMPSTTLNTFFEKLKNSKQNVKKELLLIRCPGGAILVLHILTDNLTKVKLEICSKLKKHNAKLLEHTALRIFDTASYITTTKQDGNADEAIEDAIKVNAQDVEEIKEEDETFFQFKYDFGNATGGALQLSNLGYSVIDTEDLCIPENTVELNEDDLSNCNKLKEKLLVILEVEKIDDNLLES; from the exons ATGTTGATCATGAACTGTCGTTTAAGTTTTCTAACTTATAACAGGTGCAGAAATATTTTGCTTGAAGAAAGCAGAAGATATGCGGGTCATAGTAAATGGCAAAATATTAGACATACTAAAGCGGCTGTAGATGCTGCAAGATCTATTGAGTTCAAAACAATAATCACTAAGATGAAAATTGCTGTACAAG AGACCGGAATTTCTGATCCGTCTAAAAATGTAAGATTAGCACAACTTGTTGAACAAGCTAAAAAAGCAAATATGCCTTCAACAACATTGAATacattttttgaaaaattaaaaaactccaaacaaaatgttaaaaaggaATTACTACTGATTCGTTGTCCTGGTGGAGCCATATTAGTTTTACACATTTTAACAGATAATCTAACGAAAGTGAAACTAGAAATATGTTCAAAACTGAAGAAACATAA TGCTAAGCTTCTAGAACATACCGCATTAAGGATTTTTGACACTGCAAGCTACATTACAACTACAAAACAAGATGgtaatgcagacgaagcaatagaAGATGCAATAAAGGTAAATGCACAAGATgtagaagaaataaaagaagaagaTGAAACATTTTTCCAG TTTAAATATGACTTTGGTAATGCCACAGGAGGCGCATTACAATTATCTAACCTGGGGTATTCTGTAATTGACACAGAAGATCTATGTATACCTGAGAATACAGTTGAATTGAATGAAGATGACTTAAGTAATTGTAATAAACTCAAAGAAAAACTTTTAGTCATTCTAGAGGTTGAAAAAATAGATGATAATCTATTAGAATCTTGA